The Candoia aspera isolate rCanAsp1 chromosome 13, rCanAsp1.hap2, whole genome shotgun sequence genome includes the window ATAACCTGTTAGAGGACTGAGCTGTTGTATATTAATACTGTATGGATATTTTTGTTAAGCTTTAGTTTACTTTTATCACTATTAGATGTTGCTGTAGTTTGTTTGCATCTTCCTgtgaattgttttagttttatttgCTAAATTCACTAATAAAGAACAAATCGACAATACATAAAGATGCTGtatctgtggggtggggggaaagataTCTCAAATAAACCTCAGTCAACTGCGCTGTAGGCTTGGTTGTGGTTAGGTTGTTCCTTGAGAATAAGATCACAGAAGATCATAAGATCTTAGTCTTTTCTTGCAAGCAGTCCCCCAGCCCCGGTGCATTTCTAGGTCTGGTCCATCTGGAGTTCCAGTAAACAACTGGCTGACTTGCTTTGGAGTATCagcttctgaaaatattttaggaATACTTTTAATAAtggtaattattttaatatttgttgttttatttctttaatcttaattttttatGGTTTACCACAATCCTCCATGGCAAACGAAGACCCCTAGCCAAGTCTTGTCTTCAGTAGTATCTTTTCTCTCCAAATTCAGGTCGCTGGACGGTCGGCTGCAGGTTTCCCATCGAAAGGGTCTCCCACATGTCATCTATTGCCGGCTCTGGCGGTGGCCGGATCTTCACAGCCACCATGAACTGCGCGCCATGGAAATGTGTGAATACGCATTCAACATGAAGAAGGATGAAGTCTGTGTGAATCCATATCACTACCAGAGAGTGGAAACGCCAGGTAGGGCAAGCCCAGGTGTGTCTTGGGGAGGGGCGAGAGCGTAGGGGTCTCACTGTCAGAAACCCGGAAGCATAAAGGTGGGCTGCATTTGTGACCAGTTGCTTTTATCCTCAGTATTACCTCCAGTGTTGGTACCACGACATGCGGAAATTCCAGCCGAGTTCCCTCCTCTCGACGATTACAGCCATTCCATTCCCGAGAACacaaatttcccagctggcattgAACCTCAGAGCAACTACATTCCAGGTATGGCATCCCTAGGAGGAAGAGAGAGTGGGAAGGGGCTTCCTTTCAGGCCCCaggaactaactaactaacttacttatttactcatgcctttattatttttataaatacctcaaggcagctaacatacctattactccttcctcctcctattttccccccaacaacaaccctgtaaggtagttgggctgagagagagggactggcccaaggtcacccagctggctttcatgcctcaggcaggactagaactcacagcctcctggtttctagccagttgccttaaccactagaccaaactggctctcttatcttCACTTTGGCACTGAGGGGTTCAGGTCTTCTGACGTGTAGCACACAAAGAAGGAAAacggcatctctctctctctctctctctctgctgtgtTGTCCCATTGAGTACAGGTGTGTAGGGGAGGATGCCTTTGAAAAATATCAAGAGACCATCCTCCCTTCCGATGTACGTCCTACTCCAGGACCTTTCTCTGGCTACCAGCACCTCCAGGTTCCGTTTCTGTCCAGCCCTGATCCTTGGATATACCACATCTGTTAGAAAGAAGTGTTGGCTGCTTATTTCCCAACCAGGCTGTAAGAAAGAATTGGATTATAAagtcctccccctcctttttttaaagatttgtaaaGACAAAGCCTTAAACCTTGGAGTTTGATCAGAATCATTGAGCCATTTGTGCTCGCATCTGGATCATTCCTCCTCTGCTGGATCTCTCCAGCTGTTATGTTTTGCAGGAAAGGACACGTCCCACCTAAGAGAAGGTCTTCTCCTGCATGATCCCAAGCTGCAGAGTCTCCCTGGAGCTCTAGTGACCTCCACTCTCTGCTCCTCTTAGAAAAGCAGCCAAGATGTGTCTCTCTTGCCAGGCTTTTAACAATTCATTAACATTTTCATTGGTTTTGAGTCAGGCTTTCAACTTGGTATTTGGATTTTTGCTGGCCACCTTGGGGCCTTGATTGAACAGAAAAGCAGACTGGAAGTCTGATAAATAGGTCAGTGCTCTTGAGAATTGCATGGCTTTTGTAAAGCTGTTTTAATTTTCCTCCCCCCTTCAGAGACACCGCCTCCTGGATATCTGAGCGAGGATGGAGAAACCAGTGACCATCAGATGAACCACAGTTTGGATGCAGGTAAATCACAGCCAAAATGATCTAGTGGCATTAAAGCAACTGTCCTCTTCTCTAACAACTGATCTCTGGCCAGGTCTTGGAAACTCATCCCACCACTGGgaacattccttcctcctccctcttccctgTCTCTGTGATCTTGCCTCCTCCCACCACCCTTTCCCCCCTTGGTCTGGATAATCCTCTCCTTCTGTGCCCAGCGGCTACAAGGGAAGCAGCAGACCTGGGTGAAACACCAGCTGAGCAGGGAGGAGTTAGGAGTTGCACATCGAGCAGGTTTAATGGGCTTCTTAGCTAGGCAGTGGGCAACTCTTCAATGGCCAGAGCAGCACTTTCTAAAGAAGGGTGTTGGCCTGTGAGAGCCGCAGGGTGGGGTGCGCCAGATGCAGCTGATGTCTGGGGAGAACAGCATTGTACTGTTGATACAAGCCATGAAACCTGACAATTGTGTCTAAAATAACTATTAATAATCAAGAAGAGACTGAATGGGCATTTAAAGCCctgttcttcctctttccctGTTTTGTTTCATCTTTGTCAACTGCAATTCTCCAGAATGAAATGGAGACGTCTGTAAGATAAATAGACAAAATTTACAGTGAAAAAGCTACTCCTTGAATTTGTTTAGCCAATGGCAAAATGAACCTTATTAAGGGGAACAGTGAAAGTTGTTCTACCCTGCTGCAAGGCTACGTTggagaagacagtgaaggtctgGTTTCTGCAACGTTCACCCAAACTAGTGAAATCTGGACTGAGGGAAGCAACAGCATTTCAGATCACTTTTTAGACTCTAGAACGAAACAGAATTTCCTTGAGGAAGTGTTGTGGAGGGTAGTAAGACCTGCACTTGAACCTAAGCCAAGCTGTCATTGTCTGAAGTCGTACATTGCACCAAAACACGAGGTTTgactttggcttagcatgtgaaCACAGTTcctgtgatttattcaacagaTCACAGTTATGCAAACTCTGGATGAATGCAGTGTGTGATCCCAATCATATTCTGTCTCAGAGCTACTAATCATCATTGTATTTCCTTCTGCCTTGCCAGGTTCTCCAAATTTATCTCCAAATCCGATGTCCCCTGCACACAATAATCTGGGTAAGTGCGGTACTACGTGGAGCTCTTTGAGTGTGGTGTTCAAGTGATATATCCTACGTGGGAAGCCTAGGAGGGGAAGGCAAGAGAGAACAAGGAGGCTACAGAACTGTGACTTCAACAAGGAACCATTGTGAAAAGACTCTGCCCTTGCTCAACATTCAGCATTCTCATTCCACTTTCACTACCAGTTAATAGATTTATCAGGTTGTATTTGGTCTTGAggttctgccacctgtttctCTCTGGGACAAGAAGAATATGTATATCCTAAGGAAGCAATCCTCTCTGAGGTCATTTCCAGTTCTCTTAAAAACTATTTTGGTTCCCGATTAAGAAAACAGATGTGCAGCAACAAGCCAGCTCTTGGATCCTGCATGAATATGATTTAAGCAGCAAATGTCTTGTGGCATTTAGCTCTTTCTTGTCAACATCGACTGACAAGAGGCTTGCGGGCACAATAACATTTTGCTCAACTCAGCTCGGCTTGGAGACACTGCAGATCGAACCTCTTCCTGGCTGCAGTCCGAGCGCCTGATCCCGTTGGGATGTATTCTTGACAAATCTGGGAGTTGTCGTCACTTCCAGTTATAGCCCAATGTTGGGTCATCCAGTGAAACTTGAGGAGTGGTGGTTCAAGGCAGATGCATTGATGTTCTTCACACAATACAAACTATGGAATCCATTGTCCCAAAATGATGTGGTGGCTGGCACCTTCAGtggctttaaaaaagaattacacCAGTTAATGGAGAACAAAGCTGACTGGTGGCTGCTTGTTCagaagtctttcccagcatcagcagCAATGTGCCTCTTGCACCAAATGTTGAAAACTCATGTATTTTGTCTCAGCTTCCCAGAGGCATCTGGCCAGGGCAGGAGCAAAGAGCTGGACCCTTTTTATATGCTTATTCTGGTTAGCAGCAATTAGCTCCAAAATCTTTGGTAGAAGTTGCTTTTGGACAAGATTTTAATGCACCGTCATCCTGCAGTTTTGCAGCAGGTCCAAACTGTATCATAAGCCAGCTGTAATCATTCCATGTCTGTCCAGTGTTGAATAACCAGCAGCATCTCTggggaagggtcaaaaaagtcaagatggtggccacctcAATGTGATGGAAGCCTCTTTCCTTTACTTGTGCGTGAGATGATGCACACATAAAAGGGGTGGCTGTTTGTGCTACTGTAGTCATCATTTTTTCCACCCCTCTTCCCTCCGATGCCACTGTGAACAGCATATTTCGGTTTCCCAGAACATCCCTTTCCTGGACCAGTACATTTTGCACACTGCTAATAATAAGCCAGAAggtggcttgtttggttttgacttcaCATTTTGTGTGAATCTGGCCATTACAGTTTGCAAAGCAAGTTTTATATCTTAAGGCATAATGCAAACCCTacagctgtggtttattcaacaaactacgGTTTAGCCAACTGTGGTTCAGGAGAGTATACACGGAATTTCTGCTCTGTTGGGGGATGCCTTTAGAGCCAAGTACAATAGGCAGAGGAACTGTTTGAaatgcaactcttcttcctcctgGACCTTAATGGACTCCTTGAAGACCTAGGAATACATATCTTTAAGCAGCGGGCAAAACGGCACATGTGAGAAGAAGCCAACTTTACCCTTCCCACCTTTCTTCTTGCAGATCTCCAGCCAGTCACCTATTGCGAACCGGCCTTCTGGTGCTCCATTTCCTACTATGAGCTCAACCAGCGAGTTGGAGAGACGTTCCATGCATCCCAGCCCTCGATGACCGTGGATGGCTTCACCGACCCGTCCAACTCGGAGCGCTTCTGCCTTGGCTTGCTTTCAAACGTAAACCGCAACGCAGCCGTGGAACTCACCAGGCGGCACATTGGTAGCATCCGTTGACTTGTTTGGGGGGAGCGGGTGGAAGGGGTGGTTGAAGTGGACCTCAGGTCCCTGCATAGTCACTGACCTTGGCCAGGAGCAGCTTAGCCTTCAGGACACAGGCAGCTCTTTGCTTACCTTAAATCAGTGTTCAtttggtgacttcaagatgtgtggacttcaactcccagaaatccccagccagcaaggctgactgggaaattctgggagttgaagtccacacatcttgaagtcgccaagattgagaaacactgccttaaatgaTGCTGTATTTTTCGTTACATGAGGCTGTCCAGCTTTATTATCTTTGTGGCTTATATAATAATGTTTGGAAGGCATCAGCTt containing:
- the SMAD3 gene encoding mothers against decapentaplegic homolog 3 isoform X1, whose amino-acid sequence is MSSILPFTPPIVKRLLGWKKGEQNGQEEKWCEKAVKSLVKKLKKTGQLDELEKAITTQSAGTKCITIPRSLDGRLQVSHRKGLPHVIYCRLWRWPDLHSHHELRAMEMCEYAFNMKKDEVCVNPYHYQRVETPVLPPVLVPRHAEIPAEFPPLDDYSHSIPENTNFPAGIEPQSNYIPETPPPGYLSEDGETSDHQMNHSLDAGSPNLSPNPMSPAHNNLDLQPVTYCEPAFWCSISYYELNQRVGETFHASQPSMTVDGFTDPSNSERFCLGLLSNVNRNAAVELTRRHIGRGVRLYYIGGEVFAECLSDSAIFVQSPNCNQRYGWHPATVCKIPPGCNLKIFNNQEFAALLAQSVNQGFEAVYQLTRMCTIRMSFVKGWGAEYRRQTVTSTPCWIELHLNGPLQWLDKVLTQMGSPSIRCSSVS
- the SMAD3 gene encoding mothers against decapentaplegic homolog 3 isoform X2, with amino-acid sequence MSSILPFTPPIVKRLLGWKKGEQNGQEEKWCEKAVKSLVKKLKKTGQLDELEKAITTQSAGTKCITIPRSLDGRLQVSHRKGLPHVIYCRLWRWPDLHSHHELRAMEMCEYAFNMKKDEVCVNPYHYQRVETPVLPPVLVPRHAEIPAEFPPLDDYSHSIPENTNFPAGIEPQSNYIPETPPPGYLSEDGETSDHQMNHSLDAGSPNLSPNPMSPAHNNLDLQPVTYCEPAFWCSISYYELNQRVGETFHASQPSMTVDGFTDPSNSERFCLGLLSNVNRNAAVELTRRHIGCNLKIFNNQEFAALLAQSVNQGFEAVYQLTRMCTIRMSFVKGWGAEYRRQTVTSTPCWIELHLNGPLQWLDKVLTQMGSPSIRCSSVS